TCGCCGCGCGCTGCTCGCCTATCGCGACGGCGCGCGCCTGCACGCCGGCACGCGACCGCGCGCGCTGCATTTCAGTTCGATCGAACGCAAGGTCGCGCTGCTCGGTGAAGCGGGTTTCAAGCCGGACGAGGCGGTCGACGTGATGGTCGCGATCGGGCGCTTCGTGGTCGGATGGGTGCTGGAAGAGCAGGCGCGGCCGGACGGCGACACCGATGCGCTGCTGCCGGATGCGGCCGAATACCCGTTGTTCGCGCAAGGCTGGGCCGCGCTGCGCGAGCGCAGCGGCGACGAAGCGTTCGAGCGCGGTATCGCATGGATCGTCGACGGCGCGCGCGCGCGCCTGGCGGCGCGTCGGGCGGGCTGAGCGGTTAGTCCGGCGTGCGGCCGTCGAGCACGCGTTCGAGCGCGTCGAGCGCGCGGGCCGTCGAATCCGGCGCGATGCAGTCGACCACGATCCGCTCCGGCATCGCCCGCAGCCACGTGATCTGGCGCTTGCACAGCTGGCGTGTCGCGAAGATGCCCTTGTCGCGCATCGTCCGGTAGTCGCTATCGCCGTCGAGGAATTCCCATGCCTGGCGGTAGCCGACGCAACGCATCGACGGCAGGTCGGGATGGAGATCGTCGCGGCGCCGCAGCCGTTCGACTTCGTCGATGAAGCCCGCGTCGAGCATCGCGTCGAAGCGCTGCGCGATCCGCGCGTGCAGTACCGCGCGGTCCGACGGCTCGAGCGCGACCGGCACGAAGCGATACGCTGCGGCCGCATCGTCGGTGCGGCGCGGCGCGGCGAGCAGCGCCGACATCGGTTGTCCGCTCAGCATGAAGATTTCCAGTGCACGCTGGATTCGCTGCGAATCGTTCGGCGCGAGCCGCGCGGCCGTGTCGGGATCGACCTGCGCGAGCCGCGCGTGCAGCGCGGGCCAGCCGTCGCGCGCGGCGTCGGCGTCGAGTGCCGCGCGGACCTCCGGGTCGGCGCCCGGCAAGTCGTTGAGCCCTTGCGTCAGCGCCTTGTAGTACAGCATCGTGCCGCCCGCGAGCAACGGCGTGCAGCCGCGCGCGACGATCTCGCCGATCAGCCGGAGCGTGTCGGCGCGGAATTCCGCGGCCGAATACGCGTCCGCCGGGTCGATGATGTCGATCAGGTGATGCGGCACGCTCGCGCGTTCCTCGCGCGACGGTTTCGCGGTGCCGATATCCATGTCGCGGTAGACGAGCGCCGAATCGACGCTGACGATCTCGATCGGGCGGCGCGCGGCGAGCGCCAGCGCCGCCGCGGTCTTGCCGGAAGCGGTGGGGCCGAGCAGGCAGGCGATCGTCGTCGGGCGGGACTGCGAGGAAGCGCTCATTGCCCGCGCATGAAGAGACGGTCGAGATCGTTCAGCGTGAGCTGATACCAGGTCGGCCGGCCGTGATTGCACTGGTCCGCGCGCTCGGTTGCCTCCATCTGGCGCAGCAGCGCGTTCATCTCGTCGAGCGTCAGGCGCCGGTTCGCGCGCACCGCGTGATGGCACGCGAGCGTGCCGAGCAGTTCGTGCTGGCGCTCGGTGAGCACCCGCGAGCCGCCGAACGCGTGCAGGTCGGCGAGCACCGCGCGCGCGAGCGACTGCAGGTCGGCATCCTTCAGCAGCGCCGGCACCGCGCGGATCGCGAGCGTCGTCGGCGACAGCACCGCGAGGTCGAAGCCGAGCGATTCGAGCGTGTCGCGCTCTTCCTCGACCGTGCCGATCTCGACCGGCGTGGCCGTCATCGAGATCGGCAGCAGCAGCGACTGCACGGCGACCGTGCGGTCGGCGAGCGCGTTCTTGAACTGCTCGTACAGGATTCGCTCGTGGGCCGCGTGCATGTCGACGATCACGAGCCCGTACGCATTCTGCGCGAGCACGTAGATGCCGTGGATCTGGCCGAGCGCGAAGCCGAGCGGCTGCTCGTCGTGCGCGCCGGCGGCGAGCGGCGTCGCGGCGAAGCCCGGCAGCGGCGCGACCGGGGCGTCGGTGGAATCGGCCGCATCGCGCGCGATGAGCGTCGTGCCGTCCGGCGTGCCCGCGCCGCTGTCCTTGCGGCCGAACAGCGCGTCGTAGAGCGCGAGCGGCTGCGCGACGGGCAGCGTGCCCTGCGTCATCCGCGCCTGGCGCATCCACGTGTTGCCCGCCGACGATGAAGACGATGGCGACGAGAAGCCGCTGCCGCCGCTACCGCCAATGCCGCCGGCGCCGCCCGGACTCTGACCGAGCGGCGTGTCGAGGAACGACGCCGGCCCGCGCGGGGCCGGTTCGAGATGCGCGGCATGGCCGCCCGCGGTGGTTTCCGGCGACGCGCCCGCGTGGCGCGCGAGCGCGCGCTGGACCGCGTGGAACACGTACTGGTGGATCGAGCGCGAATCGCGGAACCGCACTTCGATCTTCGACGGATGCACGTTCACGTCGACGGCTTCGGGCGGCAGGTCGAGGAACAGCACGTATGACGGGTAACGGTCGCCGTGCAGCACGTCCTCATAGGCCGCGCGCACAGCGTGCGTCAGCAGCTTGTCGCGCACGAAGCGCCCGTTCACGAAGAAATACTGCTGGTCGGCGCGCCCGCGGCTCGCGGTCGGCAGGCCGGCGCAGCCGTAGACGGCGAGTGGGCCGGCCTGCTCGTCGAGCGGCAGGTGCGCGGTCGCGAAGCTGTCGCCGAGGATCTTCGCGACGCGCTGCGCGGGCTCGGTCGCATTCCAGTGCTCGACGGCCTTGCCGTTGTGCAGCACCGAGATCGCGACGTCCGGCCGTGCGAGCGCCGCGCGACGGATCATTTCCAGGCAGTGGCCGAATTCGGTCTGCTCGCTCTTCAGGAACTTGCGCCGCGCGGGCGTGTTGAAGTACAGCTCGCGCACCTCGATCGTCGTGCCGATCGAGCCGGCAGCGGGCGACAGCACGCCCGTCTGCGCATCGATCTTCATCGCATGCGCGGCATCGGCCGTCCGGCTCGTGATCGACATCTCGGCGACCGACGCGATCGACGCGAGCGCTTCACCGCGAAAACCCAGCGTCGCGACCGCCTCCAGCTCCTCGAGCGAGCGGATCTTGCTGGTCGCGTGGCGCATCAGCGCGAGCGCCAGTTCGTCGGGCGGAATCCCGCAGCCGTCGTCGGTGATCGAGATGCGCTTGACGCCGCCTTCTTCCAGCACGATGCGCAGCGTCGTCGCGCCGGCGTCCATCGCGTTCTCGAGCAGCTCCTTGACGACCGACGCCGGGCGTTCGACGACCTCGCCGGCGGCGATCTGGCTGATCAGCTGGTCGGGCAGGGGCTGAATCGCGCGCAGCGGGCGCGCGGCGGGGGCGGGCGCGGCGCCCGCGGCCGTTTCGGTGATATCGGACATGGCCGAATTATAGCGAGGCGACGAACGCGTGCCCGGGTGGCGGGCCGTTACGTTTTTTCACGGAGCCTTAAGGTAGTTTCGGTATCATCACCCCGTTGCACGCGCCGCCTTGGCTGGCGGGCGCCTCGGCCATGTCTGGCCTGTCCCGGCCGTTCCGGCCCCATCGCCTTCGAGGAATCGCATTTGGATACGCTGCTTCATTTCGTCAACCTTGTCCTGCATATCGACGCTTTCCTCGGCGATTTCATCCGGCAGTACGGCGCGTGGGTCTATCTCGTCCTGTTCCTGATCGTGTTCTGCGAGACGGGGCTCGTCGTGTTCCCGTTCCTGCCCGGCGATTCGCTGCTGTTCATCGGCGGCGCGTTCGCGGCCACGGGCGAAATGAACGTCGGCCTGCTGATCGTGCTGCTGCTCGTCGCGGCGATTTCCGGCAACACCGTGAACTACCTGATCGGCCGCTGGGTCGGCCCGAAGGTGTTCAATACGCATATCCCGGTGCTCGAGCGGTTCCTCGATCGCGCCGCATTGCAGAAGACCCACTCGTTCTACGACAAGCACGGCGGCAAGACGATCGTGCTCGCGCGCTTCATCCCGGTCGTGCGCACGTTCGCGCCGTTCGTCGCGGGCGCGTCGTCGATGAGCGTCGCGCGCTTCCAGTTGTTCAACGTGATTGGCGCGCTGGTGTGGGTGCTGCTGCTCGTGCTGCTCGGCTATTTCTTCGGCAACATTCCGTTCATTCGCCAGTACCTGAATGTCATCGTGCTGGTCGGGATCGGCGCGGCGATCGTGCCGGTCGCGCTCGGCGCGGTGTGGAAGCTGGTGCGCCGGAAGCAGTCGGATAATGTGCCGAAGGCGGGTGGGCGCTGAGCACGCGCGGTTCCGTTTCTTCGCGGCAGTAAAAAAGCGTGGCAGTTCTGAACTGCCACGCTTTTTTTCGTTCGTCGATGCTGTTACGCAGTGCGATGCGAGACCGGAGTTTCGGGCGTCGGGTATTGCGCGTCGCGGAACGTCTCGAGGATCACGCGGTTGGTGTCGCAGTACACCTGCCAGTAGTGCTCGGGCGCCGTGGACGGGCGCACGAACAGCAGCGGGCCTTCCGGCGTGAACTGCAGCACGCCGACGTCCGGTGCCGGGGTGGTCAGTACGTTCGGGATCTGCTGGATCTGCGTCTTCAGGCGGTTGATCGCATCGGCCGCGTCGACGCTGTGCGCGATCTTCGCGGTCAGGTCGACGCGGCGATGCGGCGTCGCGCTGTAGTTCGCGATGTTGTCCGAGAAGATCTTGTTGTTGCCGACGATCGTCACGATGTTGTCGGCGGTGATGATCGTCGTGCCGAACAGGCCGAGCTCCTTCACCGTGCCCGTGACGCCGCCCGCGCTGATCACGTCGCCGATCTTGAACGGGCGCAGCACCTGCATGAACACGCCGGCGGCGAAATGCGCGAGCAGGCCGCCCCAGGCCGTGCCGATCGCTAGGCCGAGGCCGGCGAGCAACGCGGCGAACGAGGTGGTCTGCACGCCGAAGATCTGCAGGATCGCGAGGATCAGCAGGATCGTCAGCAGCACGCCGACGACGGAAGTCAGGTAGTCGGTGAGCGTCGGGTCGACCTTGCCGCTGCGGCGAACGACCTTGCCGAGCAGGCGGGTACCGATGCGGATCGCCCAGCGGCCGACGAACCACAAGACGATCGCGGCGAGGAGGTTGAGGCCGAAGTCGAGGCCGCGGGTCATCAGGAATTGCTGGGCGGTGGCGAGATCGATCATGCGTTCTCCGAGGTCAAGGGTAAAAGGGCGGCGCATGCACCGGAATGGGAGGCGCTTTTATAACCTGACCTGGGAGGGGCGGGCAACCGGGCTGACATTGGTTGACGTAGTGAAAAACGGGCAGGACGCGTGTGTGTGCTACCCGTCTGGTGCATCGGATCGACGCCGGTTGCGGCGTGCGACCCGGGCGTTGTCGTGTTTACTTCGCTGCGCGTCCGTAGGTGTCTTCGAAGCGGACGATGTCGTCTTCGCCGAGATACGCGCCCGACTGGACTTCGATCAGTTCGAGCGGGATCTTGCCGGGGTTCGTCAGCCGATGGGTCGCGCCGAGCGGGATGTAGGTCGACTGGTTCTCGGTCAGCATGATTTCCTTGTCGCCGTTCGTGACCAGTGCCGTGCCTTTCACGACGATCCAGTGCTCGGCGCGGTGGTGGTGCATCTGCAGGCTCAACTGTGCGCCCGGGTTCACGATGATGCGCTTGACCTGGAAGCGGTCGCCCTGGTCGATGCCTTCGTACGAACCCCACGGGCGGATGACACGGCGGTGCGTGACCGATTCGTGGCGGCCGGACGCGTTCAGCCATTCGACGATTTTCTTGACGTCCTGGGCCTTGTCGCGATGCGCGACCAGCACGGCGTCGGCGGTTTCCACGATCACGATGTTGTCGAGGCCGATCGCGGCAACCATCCGGTGTTCCGCGCGGATATACGAGTTCTTCACCGCGTCGGTGAAGATGTCGCCGATGAGTGCGTTGCCCTGTTCGTCGGCGGCCGCGATGTCCGCAAGCGCGCTCCACGACCCGATGTCGTTCCAGCCGAGATCGGCCGCCGCGACGACGGCTGCGCGCTCGGTCTTTTCCATCACCGCGTAGTCGATCGAGACGTTCGGGCACGCTGCGAATGCTTCGGTGTCGAGACGGAGAAAGTCGTTGTCGCGCTTGGCGGATTCGAACGCGAGTTCTGCCTGACGGGCGATTTCCGGTGCATGGCGATGCAGCTCTTCCATGTACGTGGACGCCTTCAGCATGAACATGCCGCTGTTCCAGTAGTAGTTGCCGTCGCTGAGGAAGCGTTCGGCCGTCGGCGCGTCGGGCTTTTCGACGAATGCGTCGACCTTGTAGACCTGCTTGCCGTCTGCGATGGCCGGGCCACGGCGAATATAGCCGAAGCCGGTGTGCGCTTCCGTTGGCGTGATGCCGAACGTGACGAGGTGCTGGTCTGCTGCGATCGCCGCTGCCTCTGTGGCTGCGGCGATGAATGCGGGCTCGTTGAGGATGACGTGATCCGACGGCAGCACCAGCAGCAGTGCGTCAGGCGATTCGTGCAGGGCGAGCAGCGCGGCGATCGCGATCGCGGGCGCGGTGTTGCGGCCTACCGGCTCGAGCACGATCGATGACGGCGTGATGTTGACTTGGCGGAGTTGTTCCGCGACCAGGAAGCGCTGATCGTTGTTGGTGACGATGATGGGGGCTGCGGCGCTCGGGATGTGCTGAAGGCGGACAGCCGTCTGCTGGACGAGGGTCTGGTCGCCTGTCAGTTTCAAGTATTGCTTCGGATAGCCGCCGCGCGACATGGGCCAAAGGCGGGTGCCGCTGCCGCCGCAAAGAATTACCGGGTAGATTGTCATTTTTTCTCAGTCACGAATGTCGTTGTTCATGCTGTCCGATGGAGTCGATGGTCGCAACAGACAGTGCGGCGTCGATCGAATGTCGGAAATCGGGGTGTCGATTCATTCGGAGACGCCAGGCAAAATGGCTGGACGCATTGCGGATCCAGCGGAAAATCTTGCGTATCGGACGCGATCGATTGCGCCCGATATCGGTCAGGGGGCGGGCCGCTGGCGCCGCCAGCCGATGAATCGCAGCTTCCGGCGTAGTATATAGGCGAAGTTTCCAGTCCCAGTAGATCGGATAGCGGATGAACGTTCCGGCAACCAGCATGTCGAGCGTGAGTGTCCGGCGGCGCCACGGAATTGGCAGATGGTCTTGAGTCAGTCCCCAACCCGCGTAAAACGGCATTCCATAGGTAAAAACACTTTTATCCCGCAGGAGCGCGTCAAAACCCGCCAGCGACGACATCGTATGCACTTCGTCAGCGATATCGATGAGCGACAGCAGGTCAGAGTCAGTGTCGACGATGTCAGCAAGCTGCGCTGCGTGAACGAGTCCCTTTCTGTTGCCGGATAGGACATCAGGGTGCGGTTTGTAGACGATGAACGCTGATGGCCGAGCGTGGCGTACTGCTTGAAGCAGCGTTTCGACATCGCGTATATGGACGGTACCTAGTTTGATTGAGGCGTCATCTGCTACCTGTCCGGGCACGAGCACGACGGTTGTGCCGGGAGGGGGACGCCACGACGGCAGTCGTCGTCCGAGATTGTATTTACTGATACCGGCGGAGACGATGCTTGCGCGCAAGCTTTTCGCTCGCACCAACTCCGCCGCTGAGAATTCGGCTGTGTTCAGCAACTCGCTGAGGTCACTGGGCTGGCTCGCGTCGAAGTAGATGCCGCGTTTGTCAATCACCTGGCTTGCCGGAGGTGACATGTCCGAACCGAGGCCGTCGGAATGTATGAAGCCGTCCTCGATTCTGACGTGGCGTGTCTTGGGTGAAAGTTCCTTGGCATTTCTCGCCCCCCATAGAACTGCGTATTCCGTCGCATCGTGGATGTCTGGTCTGGCCGTCCACCGCAACACGCCACCACCCGCGACAAGGAACGGTGTCGCAAATGGGCGTTTCCACCATTGAAATCGGAAACCTGCGAGACACGTGAGATCCGCGAAGCGCGAGCGAACAGCGCGCTGTAGCTCCAGATGCGTCAGCAACTGGTCGAAACGTCCCTGCTCATGTGTCACAGGATCGAGGTAGCTGCAATGACGGAGAAAGACGGCATCGAAAAATTCGACGAGTGTGGGTCGTGCACGATGCCCGGGAAAGGTGCTTTCGTCTTGCGTCAGTCCCCATCCTGCGTAGAACGGCTCGCCGTAAACATGCACAGACGCGCCTGTCAGCAAGCCAAACAAGCCTTCGATCGCCCCCAATGTATAAATGTGATCGACCTTGGGAAGCATGGGGAAGGGCAGCGTACTCGCGCCCATGACCGGAAGCGTGGCATCGGTTATTGCCGACAACCAGTCACCGTGCGCGAGGTCCTTGGACCGAAGAAAGCGGATGTCTGCATCACGATGATTCGCGCGAGCCGTCGCGACCATGCGCCTGAAAACCGCCGGATCGTTTCGACGTGGCGATTTCTCACCTTGCGCCGAAACAATGCGCTCGTCGATGATCAGCACTCGCCCCGATGATTGAGATGTTGCTGCATTTGGCAGCGACGGAAGGGGGCACGTACAGAGTGCGGCGACACGTGCTAGCAGTGAGTCTGAACTGGTGCTGTACTCGTAGGGGACCTGCAGCGTTTCGTTCAGGGCGTCGGCGAACAGGTGTCGACCGGACTTCCGGAACTGAGCACTGAACCAGGACAGTCGTGGAGTTCCGCGGCTCAATTGCGATTGGAATGGTCCTGGCCACGTGACGTTCACGCGTCCATCGACATGTTGTACTTCGCTTCGGATGCTTGCTTCCGGCTCGCAATTCGTTCGGGGCAGCACGTCTCCTGCTGACCGGACCGTGTTCCTGTCGAGACTGTTGCTGTCAGGCGACCTGCCTGGCTGCGAGAGGGGGGTCATTGACGCAGTGCCTTGATCAAGCTGTCGACGCTGCAGAAATGGTCGGCCCAAGTCGGTTCACGGAATCGCTGGATTCGATCGAGCTGGGCGTTCCGGTCGGCGCTGTCGTCGCGGCTATATGATTCGATGCGAGAGATCCACCCGGGGCCGTCGAGCGGGTCGAGATAGTCCGGGATATCCTCGGCGATTTCACGAAATACCGGAAGATCGCTGGCGATGACCGGCACGCGCGCAGCCAGCGCTTCAGCCAACGGCATTCCGTACCCTTCGACGAACGACGGGAATAGGAGTGCCCGTGCGTGTTGCAGCCATTGATCGAGTTTCTCGTCGGAACAGTTATTTTCTTCCACGACTGTGTGACGAAGCGAATTGCAACGATCAAGCATGTCGACTACGTTTTCGCATTCCCAGCCCCTCCGTCCGATCACAACGAGCTTTGGTGTGGCGGTTCCGAATTTTTCCGTAAGTTGGCGCCACAGATGCAGCATGAACCAATGGTTCTTGCGCGGCTCGATGGTGCCGAGCATGACGAAATACGGGCTGCCCAGAGGCGGTGCGGTCGGCGTGGTGCTGCGCGCGAATCCCGTCGCGAGAGGTGCAACGACACTGGCAGGAAGAAGGATTCCCGTATGATCCGCTTCGATGGCCATAGACGTCAATGTGGCCTGGGAGTTGGCGATGAGTCCGTCAGCATGGGCGAAGGCAGTGTGCATGCGTCGCCGATGAATGGCATCGACACCTGGCCGGCAGTATTCGGGGTGCGTAAGCGGAATGAGATCGTGCACCATAAACACCGTACGAATTTGACGTCTTTTCATCGATTCGTAATAACGCCGGTATTCTAGGCCGCTGTGGCTGGTGTGCAACAGGACGCCATCGGTCACAGGCTTTTCCCATGGGCGTTGTAGCACTGCGCGAGCGATCAGCTTGCGGATAGCACTCCGATTGCGATTCGTAATCATCAGCCACGAAAATACGCGTTGCGAATCCCTTTCATTTAGGATGGTGACGAATCCTCGCTCGCTCAGAACGGCTCGAGCGCTTGCTCCGTATCGTTCGATATAGGCGAGACCAACCCGGTCGATCCCGGTGGGGACGAGACCGGAGTAAAGCCGGTCGACGAGGCGCGTGACGTCCAGGAGAATCGTCGGCACTGAAGTAGTGACAAATAGAAGAAGAAAACAACAGCCTGAACAGGTAAGTTCGGCCGGATCTTTATTGGATGTGTGCCATTTTACTCGACAACATGCGACAATCTGCGCTGATTTTTTCAGACCATCAGCGTAATAAATGTCCCGTCCGTATCTCGGCTTCACTCTGTCCGCTTTCATGTTGACGGCGGCATTCCTTACGGGTTGCTCCAGCATCCCGACATCCGGGCCCAGCCGCTCCCAGATTCAGCAGGTGCCGCAGTCAGCGAATCCAAACGGTATCCAGATCGTAGATGTGACGGATGCCGTTGCGCGTCAGCTGTTCAGTGAGCGACGAACGGCGGATTTTGCCAATGTGCTCGGTGGAGGTGCGCGGTTCAGCGAGCAATTGGGTGTCGGCGACACGATTGAAGTCTCGATCTGGGAGGCGCCACCGGCAACGCTTTTCGGGGCCGCCCAGCAAGGGGGGGCACCGTAACGGCTGCGACGAATGCACGGGTAACGGTATTGCCTGAGCAGGTAATCGATGGCGATGGCACGATCAACATCCCTTTCGCGGGGCAGATGAGGGCGGTCGGGCGCACACCCGCGCAGCTCCAGCGTGACATTGCAACCAGGTTGAAGAACATCGCGCATGACCCGCAGGTGCTCGTCAGACTGTCGCGTAACGTAACTTCGTATGTGACGGTTGTCGGGGATGTCGCGAGCAGTAATCGCATGCAGCTCAGTGCGCGCGGCGAGCGGGTACTCGATGCATTGGCATCTGCTGGCGGGGTCCGGCAACCGGTCGACAAGATCACGATCCAGATTACGCGAGGCGACAAGGTTGCGTCGCAGCCACTGGAAACGATCATCAAGGACCCGCGTCAGAACGTTTCGCTACGAGCTGGCGATGTGGTAACGGCGTTGTATCAACCATTCAGCTTTACCGCACTGGGTGCCACCGGCAAGAATGAAGAGGTCAATTTCGAGGCCCAAGGCATCACGCTTGCTCAGGCTTTGGCGCGTGCTGGCGGTCTGCAGGACACGCGCTCGGATGCGCAGGGCGTTTTCATTTTCCGGCTTGAGGATGCGAATGCACTGCCGTGGCCTGATCAGCCCGTTCGTACGACGATTGGCGGTAAGGTGCCGGTCGTGTATCGGGTCAATCTACGAGATCCTAACTCGTTCTTCGTTGCGCAGAGTTTCATGATCGACAACAAGGATTTGCTCTATGTGTCGAATGCGCCGGTTGCCGAGTTGCAGAAGTTTCTGAATGTCGTGTTCTCGGTGGCTTACCCGATCGTCAACGGGGTGCAATCGTTCAAGTAAGCACGATGCTGGCCGGTAGTTTGGAAGGGCGCGTGCACGGTTTTGGGGCCGGTACCACACGCTCTCGGCCCTCGTGTGTTTTCATTACTCAAACTGACTAGGCCGAATGCACGATCTGGAGTCGAGCGCCGCGTTGCGCGACGCGGGCGCATCACTTAGGGCTCACTATTCCGAGCGAGTCCTGCCGATTTGGCGCGGACCGGGTTTTAACCCGGAATTGCAGCTACCGTTCGAAGCCGTCTCTCCACGTGATCACGGCCCACTGCCGCCCACCCGTTATCGGGCGATGGCATGTGCGAGGCAGCTTTTTGTTTTTTCGCAGGCCGGCGACTTGGCGCATGCGGAGCAACTGTTCAATTCGCTGCGACGCTATTTCGAGGACCGGCGACACGGTGGCTGGTTTTATAGCGTAGGCGTCAACGGCAAGCCGAAGGAGTGCGAAAAGGATTTGTATACGCACGCGTTCGTGATCTTCGCTACCGCTGAATATGTGCGTCGATCAGGATCGCCAGAGGCCCTTGCCGTACTGGAGCGGACTGTCGATCTGGTCGACACGCGCTTTGCGGTAGGTGAGCACGCCCCCGGCTTGCTAAATGCCGCAATGTCCGAGGATTTCTCGGTCGTGGTCAGCGCACCATTGCAGAACCCGCTGATGCATTTGACGGAAGCGTGGCTTGCCGCAGGCTCGGCAACCGGTTCCGACATGTTTGATAGGCGCTTGCACACACTCGCCACTGCAATTGCACACGCTTTCGTCGAGCCGACGACCGGCTGCATTGCAGAGTTGCCGATCGGTAGTACGGGTAACCGGTTCGAACCGGGGCATCAGTTCGAGTGGTATTTCTTGGCGTTCGGCAGTGCACATCCGGCGTTCGTCGCGTCCGGATTACGTGCGTCGCTCTCATCCGCGTTCGAGTTTGCGTGCCGGTATGGTGTTGATCCCGAGACCGGC
This DNA window, taken from Burkholderia cenocepacia, encodes the following:
- a CDS encoding AGE family epimerase/isomerase, whose amino-acid sequence is MESSAALRDAGASLRAHYSERVLPIWRGPGFNPELQLPFEAVSPRDHGPLPPTRYRAMACARQLFVFSQAGDLAHAEQLFNSLRRYFEDRRHGGWFYSVGVNGKPKECEKDLYTHAFVIFATAEYVRRSGSPEALAVLERTVDLVDTRFAVGEHAPGLLNAAMSEDFSVVVSAPLQNPLMHLTEAWLAAGSATGSDMFDRRLHTLATAIAHAFVEPTTGCIAELPIGSTGNRFEPGHQFEWYFLAFGSAHPAFVASGLRASLSSAFEFACRYGVDPETGGVAAAVDEQGGILDATQRIWAQTEYLRALATHESIGGEALLQHEIARFRSRFLHLQGWHECLSPQGVVVRAEMPSTTPYHLATAFTALP